Proteins from a single region of Schistocerca gregaria isolate iqSchGreg1 chromosome 3, iqSchGreg1.2, whole genome shotgun sequence:
- the LOC126356080 gene encoding NADH-ubiquinone oxidoreductase chain 5-like: MAGLGANFEFDLKKIIALSTLRQLGLIIRILAIGYPKLAFFHLLAHALFKALLFICAGSIIHNLKDSQDIRFIGSIVNVIPLTSVCFNVSSLSLCGIPFLAGFYSKDLILEMVCLR, encoded by the coding sequence atggctggattgggcgctaattttgagtttgatttaaagaagattattgctctttctactttaagacaacttggtttaataataagaattttggctataggttatccaaagcttgcattttttcatttattggctcatgctttatttaaggcattattatttatatgtgcaggttcaataattcataatttgaaggattctcaggatattcgttttataggatcaattgttaatgtcatacctttaacttcagtttgttttaatgtttctagtttatctttgtgtggaataccttttttagcgggattttattcaaaggatttaattcttgagatggtttgtttaagatga